Within Actinoplanes sp. L3-i22, the genomic segment CCGATTTGACCAGCCAATCGCGGCCGGTTCCCGGGGTCATGTCCGTGTACCAAACGGGGTTGCAGCCGGCCCTGCGGGCGGTGGTCTTGGTGATCACCAGGCCGTAGGCGTCGAGTTCTACCTGGCGGCGGGGGTTCTCCAGCTCTTCCAGGATCGTCCAGGTGTGCTCGAGCGGCGTCTCGGTGAAGCAGACCGCCTTCTGGCTGTCGGGGTCGAGGTTCCCCAGTCCCCCGGCAGGACCGAACTTCGAGCGCGCTTCGATGCGCAGGCTCTTCAGGATGGAGAGCAGGTTGGCGCGGGCGGTGCTGCCGCCGTAGGAGCGGGTCAGGTGCACCAGGAAGGTCGACAGGTCGGTGCGCCGGTGCAGCAGTTGCGTGATCGTGGGCACACGCTTCACCCTGCCGCACCAGGGCGTCTGCCCGTGCAAGAACGAGCGCGGCCGGGCACGGGATGCGGGTCGTGGCGGACAGCCACGAACGATCCGGGTGGGCCGTTCGGCACACCATCATCGCGGATTTCGGCCGAAAGGTAGACCCGCGCGCCGGTCGATGTCCACCCGATCTGAGCTGCGTTTTCCCTGTTCACGACCGCGCGATGCGAAAATGCTGTGGCGTTTCACAAGTTGAAATCGGATTGTTCCCCCGGGCGGACAGAGACGCAGGCTGAGGACCTCAGCATGACCCCGGAAATCTTTACATGAACTCCGATATCGTTAACGGGTTTGACGTCGGCCAACTCAAATCCAGATCCGTCGACCGCGACCCAAATACTTCCCGAAGAACCGTCAACCCCAGAAACAATACCGGCCTTAGTCTTCACAGTCGGTCGATAATGCGCATCTGAACAATAAATGCCCGCAGCAATATCCAATGCCGTCACAGCGTCAGGAGTGACCAGAGGGCTTCCAGTCAGTTCTTTAAAGGCCTTTGCTCGCTGACGGTCTCCGTAATCGTCGCCATCAGTCCAGTTGTCCACGATCTCCTGGCAGGCATCTTCGGCCCTACTGACTAGATCATCAGCAGGAACCGCAGCGAACGCGGAAATTTTGTGCATCCGCTCGACCAGTTCCTCCTTGCGGTCCTGATCGCTCGGCATCAGAATAAAAATGGCAGCTAGCAGAGGTAGCGCAAGAATACCTGCCAACCCGCCTCCGGTTGATCCCCTAGAACTAGAACCCCCTTTTCGTCGCCAGGCTCCGCCCATAGAAAGCAGGCCAAACCCGACTCCCGCACCACGATTACTGAAGCCAATTCGGAACGGCCCTAAACCGAATCCGAAACCGATTTTCATGGGTCATCCAAAATCTTGAGCGGATTAGAGCTACTGGCAGAAATGTGAATAATTGAAGACAAAGAAATTTCCTATATCGGCAGTAGCCTGGCAAATCTAAGAGGTTCCGAAGACCTGGGCTGCACCTCGTGCAAGATGTCCAGTGCAGGTAGCGTCGACGGCCTGGACGCCACGCACCGCGAGGTGCTGCGCGGCGGGCGGACCGTGCGCCGGGGGCCAGGGCTACAGCTTGCACGTCACACCCTGGCCGGTCAGACGATCCACCTGCCGCACCACTGCCTGGCAATCCCCGCCGACCAGCACGCCCGGTCCGCGCCGGTCGGCCCGGGCCCGGTGCGCGCTACGTACGGCAGATGTACGAGGAGACCGGGCCCGACGGGCGCCTGCTGTACACCGTCGAACAGATCGCCGCGGAGTTCGGCGTCACCCGGCCCACCATCTACCGGCACCTCGCTGGGCTCGCCGCCCTGACGCCCACCCCGTAGATCGGACCATCGACGGCTCGGCGTCCCGCGCGCCATGCACCACGAGTTAAGGGTCAAACGACGGTAGTGCACACGACTTCGGAACGGATAGATGTCCGAAATCGTGTGCCCCGGGGCTTTCTACCAGGGGCGCCGTGCAGACGACTTCGGAAACTGACATCAGGGCCGCCTCCTACTCGGAGGCGGCTCCTCTTGGTTGTCGGCGCTCGGAGCGTCGAGTTGGTCGAATGGTCTTTGCCGTGTTGTAAATCTTGGACGTCTCGAGTTCACGCACCTGCCGCTTGTACACGCGGGCGCCCAGTGCTTCGCGGAGCCGCTGCAGCACCGTATGATAGGCGCTGCGCAGGAGCTGGTGGTACTTGGTCAAGTAGAGAAACTCTGCGAGCAGACGGAATAGGCCCTGATCGCTACGTCGGGAGCTGCGCCGACGCTCAGGGTCTCTGTCGATCACGCGTCTCCATCGGATACCGACGCTGTCGGTGAACGCGACCTCGGCGTCAGCGATCTTCCGCACCAGGCTGACGCGCGGATCCAGGTCCACAAATGGCCAGGGGAAAGGCTTGGCGAAGAGAACTTCGGTCGAGTCCGTGATATTGCCGGGGATCGGCGACATACTCACTTCGCTCGCGCCGAATCCCGTCTGTCTAATCAGAGCGACCTGCACATGGACGTCGAATATCGATGTCGGGCTGTTATTGCTCACCGAGACACGCAGGCCACGCCATTGCTCGTCGCGGGAA encodes:
- a CDS encoding helix-turn-helix domain-containing protein yields the protein MYEETGPDGRLLYTVEQIAAEFGVTRPTIYRHLAGLAALTPTP